The following are encoded in a window of Coregonus clupeaformis isolate EN_2021a chromosome 34, ASM2061545v1, whole genome shotgun sequence genomic DNA:
- the LOC121549733 gene encoding serine/threonine-protein kinase greatwall-like isoform X3 encodes MRDKNMAHQMKAERDASALSKSPFVVHLFYCLQTATKVYLVMEYLIGGDVKSLLHIYGYFDEDMSVKYISEVALALDYLHRHGIIHRDLKPDNMLVSNEGHIKLTDFGLSKVKLDRELSLADILTTPSLAKPKQDYFRTPGQVLSLISSLGLNTPAVESKCRRSTSAVFSPMSCGKIEQRKNSLCSPLRRQKEYLRSPVCHSRTLGPNSFVFSSYALTKSLTPRLLKSRRRFETMSAGSSQSCLFPSTTDSEGGVSPLWEVEQKEMENFLHLYGRNTSGPMGGKSTSDMRMQRRDSALASLDNLNLRGQLHREPSTGELSRKAKAEPLAGKRLQFNEVEQSAPPQKPDRSQPIRGYVSGVEGQCATEGKPKGGHVVVTSAGKRVFEEVERSPEQLESLSKKSDSAYQRCYGVPEIALKNHTGLTGVFANVHLEVFGSEGRGTAEGQVYKRSSPIAVAKNLLCELDGPAEGVFIEGTSFGEELSRSLSADSEGSTHEMSIVVNSPTPKRSAQSAKEGRWALFHLDDIQDHPAISPSAPLLPQPPTFASIGTARPGNGLTLRGGKSKHSFLDRVPELDPRVAKSPSFLKPRNAVAFRSYCSSINRSNMSWNSRLGLGSVGAMDTVTSASYHSMPAAVTPVQKRPSSNNSLYQTPQPTTTSHTPFRTPKSVRRAPVPVEGVPILGTPDYLAPELLSGKPHVSGCRKFVPASTTVE; translated from the exons ATGCGTGACAAAAATATGGCACATCAGATGAAGGCAGAGAGAGACGCATCGGCCCTCAGCAAAAGTCCCTTTGTCGTGCACCTGTTCTACTGTCTCCAAACAGCAACAAAAGTGTATTTG GTGATGGAATACCTAATTGGAGGAGATGTGAAATCCCTTCTTCACATCTACGGATATTTTGATGAGGACATGTCAGTGAAATACATTTCAGAGGTGGCTCTTGCTTTAGACTACCTCCATCGCCATGGAATCATCCACAg GGACCTGAAGCCAGACAATATGCTTGTATCTAATGAAGGCCACATCAAGCTTACAGACTTTGGCCTCTCCAAAGTCAAGCTTGACAGAG AATTGAGTCTTGCCGATATTTTGACAACCCCATCTTTGGCCAAGCCTAAACAGGATTATTTCCGCACCCCTGGTCAAGTCCTGTCTTTGATCAGCTCTCTTGGCCTT AACACACCAGCAGTGGAGAGCAAGTGCCGCAGGAGCACCTCGGCTGTGTTCAGCCCTATGTCATGTGGGAAAATTGAACAGCGGAAAAACTCGCTCTGTTCGCCCTTGAGGAGACAGAAGGAATACCTGCGTTCCCCTGTCTGCCATAGCCGGACTTTGG GACCCAACAGCTTTGTGTTCAGCTCATATGCTTTGACCAAGAGCCTGACTCCCAGGCTGCTCAAGTCCAGAAGGAGGTTTGAGACGATGAGCGCAGGCAGCAGCCAATCATGCCTCTTCCCCTCCACCACGGACTCTGAGGGAGGTGTCAGCCCACTATGGGAGGTAGAGCAG AAGGAGATGGAGAACTTCCTGCACCTATATGGTAGGAATACAAGTGGACCAATGGGAGGAAAGTCGACCTCTGATATGCGAATGCAGCGCCGGGACTCTGCTCTGGCATCGTTGGACAACTTAAACCTACGTGGACAGCTCCACCGAGAACCCAGTACTGGAGAACTGTCCAGGAAGGCCAAAGCGGAACCTCTTGCTGGGAAGAGGCTTCAGTTTAACGAGGTAGAGCAGTCTGCCCCACCCCAGAAGCCTGATCGCTCTCAACCAATCAGAGGCTATGTTTCTGGAGTTGAAGGTCAATGTGCCACCGAAGGGAAACCAAAGGGAGGTCATGTTGTGGTAACCTCAGCAGGAAAGAGAGTGTTTGAGGAGGTGGAAAGAAGTCCTGAGCAGTTGGAATCCCTTTCCAAGAAGAGCGACTCAGCGTACCAGAGGTGTTATGGTGTCCCAGAAATTGCTTTGAAGAATCACACTGGTCTGACAGGGGTGTTTGCCAATGTCCATTTGGAGGTGTTTGGATCTGAGGGTCGAGGGACTGCTGAAGGCCAGGTCTACAAACGCTCCAGTCCCATTGCTGTGGCTAAAAACCTCCTGTGTGAGTTGGATGGACCAGCAGAGGGGGTCTTCATCGAGGGCACGTCATTTGGTGAAGAGCTGAGCAGGAGCCTGAGCGCTGACTCTGAGGGGTCGACTCATGAAATGTCCATCGTCGTCAACAGCCCAACCCCTAAGAGGTCGGCTCAAAGTGCAAAAGAGGGGCGTTGGGCGTTGTTCCATCTAGACGATATACAAGATCACCCAGCAATATCACCCAGTGCCCCACTGCTTCCTCAGCCACCCACCTTCGCTAGTATAGGAACGGCAAGGCCGGGCAACGGGCTCACCCTGAGAGGAGGCAAATCCAAGCACTCCTTCCTCGACCGAGTCCCTGAGCTGGACCCCAGGGTGGCCAAGTCACCCTCGTTCCTCAAGCCCAGGAACGCGGTGGCCTTCCGGAGCTACTGCAGCTCCATCAACCGCTCCAACATGTCGTGGAACTCACGGCTCGGCCTGGGCTCAGTGGGGGCCATGGATACGGTCACTTCAGCCTCCTACCACAGTATGCCCGCTGCTGTCACACCAGTCCAGAAGAGACCCAGCTCCAACAACTCCCTCTATCAG ACCCCACAGCCGACGACCACCTCCCACACCCCATTCAGGACCCCTAAGAGTGTCCGACGCGCTCCAGTACCTGTGGAGGGAGTACCGATTTTAGGTACCCCAGACTACCTAGCCCCAGAGCTGCTATCGGGGAAACCACATG TTTCAGGATGTCGTAAATTTG TTCCTGCTTCCACCACTGTTGAATAG
- the LOC121549733 gene encoding serine/threonine-protein kinase greatwall-like isoform X2, with protein MRDKNMAHQMKAERDASALSKSPFVVHLFYCLQTATKVYLVMEYLIGGDVKSLLHIYGYFDEDMSVKYISEVALALDYLHRHGIIHRDLKPDNMLVSNEGHIKLTDFGLSKVKLDRELSLADILTTPSLAKPKQDYFRTPGQVLSLISSLGLNTPAVESKCRRSTSAVFSPMSCGKIEQRKNSLCSPLRRQKEYLRSPVCHSRTLGPNSFVFSSYALTKSLTPRLLKSRRRFETMSAGSSQSCLFPSTTDSEGGVSPLWEVEQKEMENFLHLYGRNTSGPMGGKSTSDMRMQRRDSALASLDNLNLRGQLHREPSTGELSRKAKAEPLAGKRLQFNEVEQSAPPQKPDRSQPIRGYVSGVEGQCATEGKPKGGHVVVTSAGKRVFEEVERSPEQLESLSKKSDSAYQRCYGVPEIALKNHTGLTGVFANVHLEVFGSEGRGTAEGQVYKRSSPIAVAKNLLCELDGPAEGVFIEGTSFGEELSRSLSADSEGSTHEMSIVVNSPTPKRSAQSAKEGRWALFHLDDIQDHPAISPSAPLLPQPPTFASIGTARPGNGLTLRGGKSKHSFLDRVPELDPRVAKSPSFLKPRNAVAFRSYCSSINRSNMSWNSRLGLGSVGAMDTVTSASYHSMPAAVTPVQKRPSSNNSLYQTPQPTTTSHTPFRTPKSVRRAPVPVEGVPILGTPDYLAPELLSGKPHDFMVDWWALGVCLFEFLTGVPPFNDETPLLVFQNILNRDIPWPEGEEELSHNSRNAIEILLTMDMNKRAGLKELRSHTLFAGLDWDNLQNQSMLFIPQPEDETDTSYFDARNTAQHLVMSGFRL; from the exons ATGCGTGACAAAAATATGGCACATCAGATGAAGGCAGAGAGAGACGCATCGGCCCTCAGCAAAAGTCCCTTTGTCGTGCACCTGTTCTACTGTCTCCAAACAGCAACAAAAGTGTATTTG GTGATGGAATACCTAATTGGAGGAGATGTGAAATCCCTTCTTCACATCTACGGATATTTTGATGAGGACATGTCAGTGAAATACATTTCAGAGGTGGCTCTTGCTTTAGACTACCTCCATCGCCATGGAATCATCCACAg GGACCTGAAGCCAGACAATATGCTTGTATCTAATGAAGGCCACATCAAGCTTACAGACTTTGGCCTCTCCAAAGTCAAGCTTGACAGAG AATTGAGTCTTGCCGATATTTTGACAACCCCATCTTTGGCCAAGCCTAAACAGGATTATTTCCGCACCCCTGGTCAAGTCCTGTCTTTGATCAGCTCTCTTGGCCTT AACACACCAGCAGTGGAGAGCAAGTGCCGCAGGAGCACCTCGGCTGTGTTCAGCCCTATGTCATGTGGGAAAATTGAACAGCGGAAAAACTCGCTCTGTTCGCCCTTGAGGAGACAGAAGGAATACCTGCGTTCCCCTGTCTGCCATAGCCGGACTTTGG GACCCAACAGCTTTGTGTTCAGCTCATATGCTTTGACCAAGAGCCTGACTCCCAGGCTGCTCAAGTCCAGAAGGAGGTTTGAGACGATGAGCGCAGGCAGCAGCCAATCATGCCTCTTCCCCTCCACCACGGACTCTGAGGGAGGTGTCAGCCCACTATGGGAGGTAGAGCAG AAGGAGATGGAGAACTTCCTGCACCTATATGGTAGGAATACAAGTGGACCAATGGGAGGAAAGTCGACCTCTGATATGCGAATGCAGCGCCGGGACTCTGCTCTGGCATCGTTGGACAACTTAAACCTACGTGGACAGCTCCACCGAGAACCCAGTACTGGAGAACTGTCCAGGAAGGCCAAAGCGGAACCTCTTGCTGGGAAGAGGCTTCAGTTTAACGAGGTAGAGCAGTCTGCCCCACCCCAGAAGCCTGATCGCTCTCAACCAATCAGAGGCTATGTTTCTGGAGTTGAAGGTCAATGTGCCACCGAAGGGAAACCAAAGGGAGGTCATGTTGTGGTAACCTCAGCAGGAAAGAGAGTGTTTGAGGAGGTGGAAAGAAGTCCTGAGCAGTTGGAATCCCTTTCCAAGAAGAGCGACTCAGCGTACCAGAGGTGTTATGGTGTCCCAGAAATTGCTTTGAAGAATCACACTGGTCTGACAGGGGTGTTTGCCAATGTCCATTTGGAGGTGTTTGGATCTGAGGGTCGAGGGACTGCTGAAGGCCAGGTCTACAAACGCTCCAGTCCCATTGCTGTGGCTAAAAACCTCCTGTGTGAGTTGGATGGACCAGCAGAGGGGGTCTTCATCGAGGGCACGTCATTTGGTGAAGAGCTGAGCAGGAGCCTGAGCGCTGACTCTGAGGGGTCGACTCATGAAATGTCCATCGTCGTCAACAGCCCAACCCCTAAGAGGTCGGCTCAAAGTGCAAAAGAGGGGCGTTGGGCGTTGTTCCATCTAGACGATATACAAGATCACCCAGCAATATCACCCAGTGCCCCACTGCTTCCTCAGCCACCCACCTTCGCTAGTATAGGAACGGCAAGGCCGGGCAACGGGCTCACCCTGAGAGGAGGCAAATCCAAGCACTCCTTCCTCGACCGAGTCCCTGAGCTGGACCCCAGGGTGGCCAAGTCACCCTCGTTCCTCAAGCCCAGGAACGCGGTGGCCTTCCGGAGCTACTGCAGCTCCATCAACCGCTCCAACATGTCGTGGAACTCACGGCTCGGCCTGGGCTCAGTGGGGGCCATGGATACGGTCACTTCAGCCTCCTACCACAGTATGCCCGCTGCTGTCACACCAGTCCAGAAGAGACCCAGCTCCAACAACTCCCTCTATCAG ACCCCACAGCCGACGACCACCTCCCACACCCCATTCAGGACCCCTAAGAGTGTCCGACGCGCTCCAGTACCTGTGGAGGGAGTACCGATTTTAGGTACCCCAGACTACCTAGCCCCAGAGCTGCTATCGGGGAAACCACATG ACTTCATGGTGGACTGGTGGgccctgggtgtgtgtctgtttgagtTCCTTACCGGCGTGCCCCCCTTCAACGATGAAACCCCTCTGCTTGTCTTCCAGAATATTCTCAACAGAG ATATTCCATGGCCCGAAGGTGAGGAGGAGCTATCCCACAATTCCCGGAATGCCATAGAGATCTTACTCACCATGGACATGAACAAACGGGCTGGTCTCAAAG AACTGAGGAGCCACACTCTGTTTGCGGGGTTGGACTGGGATAACCTTCAGAACCAGAGCATGCTCTTCATTCCTCAGCCGGAGGACGAGACGGACACGTCGTACTTTGACGCAAGAAACACTGCACAGCACCTCGTCATGTCTGGCTTCCGTCTGTAG
- the LOC121549733 gene encoding serine/threonine-protein kinase greatwall-like isoform X1 codes for MRDKNMAHQMKAERDASALSKSPFVVHLFYCLQTATKVYLVMEYLIGGDVKSLLHIYGYFDEDMSVKYISEVALALDYLHRHGIIHRDLKPDNMLVSNEGHIKLTDFGLSKVKLDRELSLADILTTPSLAKPKQDYFRTPGQVLSLISSLGLNTPAVESKCRRSTSAVFSPMSCGKIEQRKNSLCSPLRRQKEYLRSPVCHSRTLGPNSFVFSSYALTKSLTPRLLKSRRRFETMSAGSSQSCLFPSTTDSEGGVSPLWEVEQKEMENFLHLYGRNTSGPMGGKSTSDMRMQRRDSALASLDNLNLRGQLHREPSTGELSRKAKAEPLAGKRLQFNEVEQSAPPQKPDRSQPIRGYVSGVEGQCATEGKPKGGHVVVTSAGKRVFEEVERSPEQLESLSKKSDSAYQRCYGVPEIALKNHTGLTGVFANVHLEVFGSEGRGTAEGQVYKRSSPIAVAKNLLCELDGPAEGVFIEGTSFGEELSRSLSADSEGSTHEMSIVVNSPTPKRSAQSAKEGRWALFHLDDIQDHPAISPSAPLLPQPPTFASIGTARPGNGLTLRGGKSKHSFLDRVPELDPRVAKSPSFLKPRNAVAFRSYCSSINRSNMSWNSRLGLGSVGAMDTVTSASYHSMPAAVTPVQKRPSSNNSLYQTPQPTTTSHTPFRTPKSVRRAPVPVEGVPILGTPDYLAPELLSGKPHVSGCRKFDFMVDWWALGVCLFEFLTGVPPFNDETPLLVFQNILNRDIPWPEGEEELSHNSRNAIEILLTMDMNKRAGLKELRSHTLFAGLDWDNLQNQSMLFIPQPEDETDTSYFDARNTAQHLVMSGFRL; via the exons ATGCGTGACAAAAATATGGCACATCAGATGAAGGCAGAGAGAGACGCATCGGCCCTCAGCAAAAGTCCCTTTGTCGTGCACCTGTTCTACTGTCTCCAAACAGCAACAAAAGTGTATTTG GTGATGGAATACCTAATTGGAGGAGATGTGAAATCCCTTCTTCACATCTACGGATATTTTGATGAGGACATGTCAGTGAAATACATTTCAGAGGTGGCTCTTGCTTTAGACTACCTCCATCGCCATGGAATCATCCACAg GGACCTGAAGCCAGACAATATGCTTGTATCTAATGAAGGCCACATCAAGCTTACAGACTTTGGCCTCTCCAAAGTCAAGCTTGACAGAG AATTGAGTCTTGCCGATATTTTGACAACCCCATCTTTGGCCAAGCCTAAACAGGATTATTTCCGCACCCCTGGTCAAGTCCTGTCTTTGATCAGCTCTCTTGGCCTT AACACACCAGCAGTGGAGAGCAAGTGCCGCAGGAGCACCTCGGCTGTGTTCAGCCCTATGTCATGTGGGAAAATTGAACAGCGGAAAAACTCGCTCTGTTCGCCCTTGAGGAGACAGAAGGAATACCTGCGTTCCCCTGTCTGCCATAGCCGGACTTTGG GACCCAACAGCTTTGTGTTCAGCTCATATGCTTTGACCAAGAGCCTGACTCCCAGGCTGCTCAAGTCCAGAAGGAGGTTTGAGACGATGAGCGCAGGCAGCAGCCAATCATGCCTCTTCCCCTCCACCACGGACTCTGAGGGAGGTGTCAGCCCACTATGGGAGGTAGAGCAG AAGGAGATGGAGAACTTCCTGCACCTATATGGTAGGAATACAAGTGGACCAATGGGAGGAAAGTCGACCTCTGATATGCGAATGCAGCGCCGGGACTCTGCTCTGGCATCGTTGGACAACTTAAACCTACGTGGACAGCTCCACCGAGAACCCAGTACTGGAGAACTGTCCAGGAAGGCCAAAGCGGAACCTCTTGCTGGGAAGAGGCTTCAGTTTAACGAGGTAGAGCAGTCTGCCCCACCCCAGAAGCCTGATCGCTCTCAACCAATCAGAGGCTATGTTTCTGGAGTTGAAGGTCAATGTGCCACCGAAGGGAAACCAAAGGGAGGTCATGTTGTGGTAACCTCAGCAGGAAAGAGAGTGTTTGAGGAGGTGGAAAGAAGTCCTGAGCAGTTGGAATCCCTTTCCAAGAAGAGCGACTCAGCGTACCAGAGGTGTTATGGTGTCCCAGAAATTGCTTTGAAGAATCACACTGGTCTGACAGGGGTGTTTGCCAATGTCCATTTGGAGGTGTTTGGATCTGAGGGTCGAGGGACTGCTGAAGGCCAGGTCTACAAACGCTCCAGTCCCATTGCTGTGGCTAAAAACCTCCTGTGTGAGTTGGATGGACCAGCAGAGGGGGTCTTCATCGAGGGCACGTCATTTGGTGAAGAGCTGAGCAGGAGCCTGAGCGCTGACTCTGAGGGGTCGACTCATGAAATGTCCATCGTCGTCAACAGCCCAACCCCTAAGAGGTCGGCTCAAAGTGCAAAAGAGGGGCGTTGGGCGTTGTTCCATCTAGACGATATACAAGATCACCCAGCAATATCACCCAGTGCCCCACTGCTTCCTCAGCCACCCACCTTCGCTAGTATAGGAACGGCAAGGCCGGGCAACGGGCTCACCCTGAGAGGAGGCAAATCCAAGCACTCCTTCCTCGACCGAGTCCCTGAGCTGGACCCCAGGGTGGCCAAGTCACCCTCGTTCCTCAAGCCCAGGAACGCGGTGGCCTTCCGGAGCTACTGCAGCTCCATCAACCGCTCCAACATGTCGTGGAACTCACGGCTCGGCCTGGGCTCAGTGGGGGCCATGGATACGGTCACTTCAGCCTCCTACCACAGTATGCCCGCTGCTGTCACACCAGTCCAGAAGAGACCCAGCTCCAACAACTCCCTCTATCAG ACCCCACAGCCGACGACCACCTCCCACACCCCATTCAGGACCCCTAAGAGTGTCCGACGCGCTCCAGTACCTGTGGAGGGAGTACCGATTTTAGGTACCCCAGACTACCTAGCCCCAGAGCTGCTATCGGGGAAACCACATG TTTCAGGATGTCGTAAATTTG ACTTCATGGTGGACTGGTGGgccctgggtgtgtgtctgtttgagtTCCTTACCGGCGTGCCCCCCTTCAACGATGAAACCCCTCTGCTTGTCTTCCAGAATATTCTCAACAGAG ATATTCCATGGCCCGAAGGTGAGGAGGAGCTATCCCACAATTCCCGGAATGCCATAGAGATCTTACTCACCATGGACATGAACAAACGGGCTGGTCTCAAAG AACTGAGGAGCCACACTCTGTTTGCGGGGTTGGACTGGGATAACCTTCAGAACCAGAGCATGCTCTTCATTCCTCAGCCGGAGGACGAGACGGACACGTCGTACTTTGACGCAAGAAACACTGCACAGCACCTCGTCATGTCTGGCTTCCGTCTGTAG
- the LOC121549733 gene encoding serine/threonine-protein kinase greatwall-like isoform X5, with product MKATSSLQTLASPKSSLTENTPAVESKCRRSTSAVFSPMSCGKIEQRKNSLCSPLRRQKEYLRSPVCHSRTLGPNSFVFSSYALTKSLTPRLLKSRRRFETMSAGSSQSCLFPSTTDSEGGVSPLWEVEQKEMENFLHLYGRNTSGPMGGKSTSDMRMQRRDSALASLDNLNLRGQLHREPSTGELSRKAKAEPLAGKRLQFNEVEQSAPPQKPDRSQPIRGYVSGVEGQCATEGKPKGGHVVVTSAGKRVFEEVERSPEQLESLSKKSDSAYQRCYGVPEIALKNHTGLTGVFANVHLEVFGSEGRGTAEGQVYKRSSPIAVAKNLLCELDGPAEGVFIEGTSFGEELSRSLSADSEGSTHEMSIVVNSPTPKRSAQSAKEGRWALFHLDDIQDHPAISPSAPLLPQPPTFASIGTARPGNGLTLRGGKSKHSFLDRVPELDPRVAKSPSFLKPRNAVAFRSYCSSINRSNMSWNSRLGLGSVGAMDTVTSASYHSMPAAVTPVQKRPSSNNSLYQTPQPTTTSHTPFRTPKSVRRAPVPVEGVPILGTPDYLAPELLSGKPHVSGCRKFDFMVDWWALGVCLFEFLTGVPPFNDETPLLVFQNILNRDIPWPEGEEELSHNSRNAIEILLTMDMNKRAGLKELRSHTLFAGLDWDNLQNQSMLFIPQPEDETDTSYFDARNTAQHLVMSGFRL from the exons ATGAAGGCCACATCAAGCTTACAGACTTTGGCCTCTCCAAAGTCAAGCTTGACAGAG AACACACCAGCAGTGGAGAGCAAGTGCCGCAGGAGCACCTCGGCTGTGTTCAGCCCTATGTCATGTGGGAAAATTGAACAGCGGAAAAACTCGCTCTGTTCGCCCTTGAGGAGACAGAAGGAATACCTGCGTTCCCCTGTCTGCCATAGCCGGACTTTGG GACCCAACAGCTTTGTGTTCAGCTCATATGCTTTGACCAAGAGCCTGACTCCCAGGCTGCTCAAGTCCAGAAGGAGGTTTGAGACGATGAGCGCAGGCAGCAGCCAATCATGCCTCTTCCCCTCCACCACGGACTCTGAGGGAGGTGTCAGCCCACTATGGGAGGTAGAGCAG AAGGAGATGGAGAACTTCCTGCACCTATATGGTAGGAATACAAGTGGACCAATGGGAGGAAAGTCGACCTCTGATATGCGAATGCAGCGCCGGGACTCTGCTCTGGCATCGTTGGACAACTTAAACCTACGTGGACAGCTCCACCGAGAACCCAGTACTGGAGAACTGTCCAGGAAGGCCAAAGCGGAACCTCTTGCTGGGAAGAGGCTTCAGTTTAACGAGGTAGAGCAGTCTGCCCCACCCCAGAAGCCTGATCGCTCTCAACCAATCAGAGGCTATGTTTCTGGAGTTGAAGGTCAATGTGCCACCGAAGGGAAACCAAAGGGAGGTCATGTTGTGGTAACCTCAGCAGGAAAGAGAGTGTTTGAGGAGGTGGAAAGAAGTCCTGAGCAGTTGGAATCCCTTTCCAAGAAGAGCGACTCAGCGTACCAGAGGTGTTATGGTGTCCCAGAAATTGCTTTGAAGAATCACACTGGTCTGACAGGGGTGTTTGCCAATGTCCATTTGGAGGTGTTTGGATCTGAGGGTCGAGGGACTGCTGAAGGCCAGGTCTACAAACGCTCCAGTCCCATTGCTGTGGCTAAAAACCTCCTGTGTGAGTTGGATGGACCAGCAGAGGGGGTCTTCATCGAGGGCACGTCATTTGGTGAAGAGCTGAGCAGGAGCCTGAGCGCTGACTCTGAGGGGTCGACTCATGAAATGTCCATCGTCGTCAACAGCCCAACCCCTAAGAGGTCGGCTCAAAGTGCAAAAGAGGGGCGTTGGGCGTTGTTCCATCTAGACGATATACAAGATCACCCAGCAATATCACCCAGTGCCCCACTGCTTCCTCAGCCACCCACCTTCGCTAGTATAGGAACGGCAAGGCCGGGCAACGGGCTCACCCTGAGAGGAGGCAAATCCAAGCACTCCTTCCTCGACCGAGTCCCTGAGCTGGACCCCAGGGTGGCCAAGTCACCCTCGTTCCTCAAGCCCAGGAACGCGGTGGCCTTCCGGAGCTACTGCAGCTCCATCAACCGCTCCAACATGTCGTGGAACTCACGGCTCGGCCTGGGCTCAGTGGGGGCCATGGATACGGTCACTTCAGCCTCCTACCACAGTATGCCCGCTGCTGTCACACCAGTCCAGAAGAGACCCAGCTCCAACAACTCCCTCTATCAG ACCCCACAGCCGACGACCACCTCCCACACCCCATTCAGGACCCCTAAGAGTGTCCGACGCGCTCCAGTACCTGTGGAGGGAGTACCGATTTTAGGTACCCCAGACTACCTAGCCCCAGAGCTGCTATCGGGGAAACCACATG TTTCAGGATGTCGTAAATTTG ACTTCATGGTGGACTGGTGGgccctgggtgtgtgtctgtttgagtTCCTTACCGGCGTGCCCCCCTTCAACGATGAAACCCCTCTGCTTGTCTTCCAGAATATTCTCAACAGAG ATATTCCATGGCCCGAAGGTGAGGAGGAGCTATCCCACAATTCCCGGAATGCCATAGAGATCTTACTCACCATGGACATGAACAAACGGGCTGGTCTCAAAG AACTGAGGAGCCACACTCTGTTTGCGGGGTTGGACTGGGATAACCTTCAGAACCAGAGCATGCTCTTCATTCCTCAGCCGGAGGACGAGACGGACACGTCGTACTTTGACGCAAGAAACACTGCACAGCACCTCGTCATGTCTGGCTTCCGTCTGTAG